In Ruminococcaceae bacterium BL-4, one DNA window encodes the following:
- a CDS encoding protein of unknown function (Evidence 5 : Unknown function): MKHFILPYNKISKTADQLFPLQQLSGNFKDQKYCLPKYHYIKIKQIKGFEPQELESFYLLL, encoded by the coding sequence ATGAAGCATTTTATCCTTCCCTACAATAAAATCTCCAAAACAGCTGATCAGCTGTTTCCCCTACAACAACTTTCCGGCAATTTTAAAGATCAAAAATATTGTCTTCCGAAGTATCACTATATTAAGATTAAGCAAATAAAAGGATTCGAACCACAAGAGCTCGAATCCTTTTATTTGCTTTTATAA
- a CDS encoding GNAT family N-acetyltransferase, protein MLHQTELTEKYAKEISTWKYDNEYSVYNYPDWNIMSVQKWAITIAEKRKNEFMAVINETRLCGYFRFSVNDQIVMAGLGLNPQFCGKGYGKQLMDLITQEFKKRFTDKILELEVRTFNKRAIRCYLSAGFLKLHTYTKKTPIGTDTFLLMQYDKRN, encoded by the coding sequence ATGCTTCATCAGACAGAACTTACCGAAAAATATGCAAAAGAGATAAGTACTTGGAAATATGACAATGAATACAGCGTTTATAATTATCCGGATTGGAATATAATGTCAGTACAAAAATGGGCAATTACTATCGCTGAAAAACGTAAAAATGAATTTATGGCGGTAATTAATGAGACCCGGTTATGCGGCTATTTTCGGTTTTCAGTTAATGATCAAATTGTTATGGCGGGATTGGGGCTAAATCCTCAATTTTGCGGAAAGGGCTATGGAAAACAATTAATGGATCTGATCACTCAAGAATTCAAAAAAAGGTTTACTGATAAGATCCTTGAATTAGAAGTGAGGACTTTTAATAAAAGAGCAATACGATGTTATCTGTCAGCTGGGTTTTTGAAGTTACACACATATACTAAAAAAACGCCTATTGGAACGGATACGTTTTTATTAATGCAATATGATAAGCGTAATTAA
- a CDS encoding conserved protein of unknown function (Evidence 4 : Unknown function but conserved in other organisms), whose amino-acid sequence MSFDEKKQFDLPGILYFASGNRYTGSVGAGIENGFNYAAEPEDGTLNISIWRSPVCCELAEDKIQKEFSLTAEGIEKALQYLSDSYDLSKKEEN is encoded by the coding sequence ATGAGCTTTGATGAAAAAAAGCAGTTTGATCTTCCCGGTATTTTATATTTTGCTTCTGGAAATCGATACACGGGAAGCGTTGGAGCTGGAATTGAAAATGGATTTAATTATGCTGCAGAGCCGGAAGATGGCACCCTTAATATTTCTATCTGGCGTTCTCCTGTTTGCTGTGAATTAGCAGAAGATAAAATTCAAAAAGAATTTTCATTGACTGCAGAAGGAATTGAAAAAGCATTGCAGTATCTTTCAGATTCCTATGACTTGTCGAAAAAAGAAGAAAATTAA